TTTTATAAAATTTACCGCATTAAGAACTTTTTCAGTCCAAACTGAAGGAATTTTATATTTCTTTAAAGCTTTTTTTAAAACACTATTCACATTTATTTTTTTTTTAAATATTTTTATATTAATTATCCTATTTTACAACTAAATATTTTTATAAAATATACAAAATATAACATATAACATTTTATAAAAATTTTTATATATTTATAAAATTTTTTAAAAAAAAATTATAATTTTTAAAAATTATATTTAAAAAAATTTATAAATAAAAAATTCTTTAAACAAAAATTTAACAATTTATACTTATATAAATTTTTTTAAAAAATTATTTAATATAATAATTTCACTACGTTCTGGACCAGTAGAAATTAAATCTATTGAAATTTTAATAAAGTTTTGTATAAAATTAATAAATTTTATTACATTTTTCGGTAACTTTTTAAATAAAACAATTGATTTAGTTGATTGGTTCCATCCTTTAAAAGATTTATAAACTGGAATAACATTTTTCCATTCTATTTCATTAGATGGAAAAATTTTTAATTCTTTTTTAGAATCTTTATTAATATATTTTATACAAACTTTGATCGTTTGTAAATAATCTAATACATCTAATTTCGTGAAACATATTCCTGATAATGAATTAATTTGAATCATTCGTTTTAATAATACTAAATCTAACCATCCAGTTCTTCGAATTCTCCCAGTAGTAGATCCAAATTCTTTTCCAATTTTATATAAATGATTATGAATATTACCAAAAACTTCTGTTGGAAAAGGTCCATTTCCTACTCTAGTAGAATACAGTTTCGATACACCTAAAATATATTCAATATTTTTAATTCCTACACCTGTTCCAGTAATTACTCCACCAATAGTACTATTTGAAGAACTAACATAAGGATATGTTCCATGATCAATATCTAAAAGAGATCCTTGAGCTCCTTCAAAAACAATTTTAAAACCT
The window above is part of the Buchnera aphidicola (Periphyllus testudinaceus) genome. Proteins encoded here:
- a CDS encoding adenylosuccinate synthase, with the protein product MIKNIVILGVQWGDEGKGKIVDLFSKTSDYVVRYQGGNNAGHTLLVNKKKIVLHLIPSCVLYKKTTAILGNGVVVSLIDLIKEINYLKEKNIFIKDRVILSHSITLIFEYHIFLDKAREESNLKSSIGTTRKGIGPAYEDKIARRAIRINDLNNVHFFSKMLKKNVQYYNFQLKNIYKRNIVSYKKIYNESLNSFLELKHMIQDVGLFLNKKIKKGFKIVFEGAQGSLLDIDHGTYPYVSSSNSTIGGVITGTGVGIKNIEYILGVSKLYSTRVGNGPFPTEVFGNIHNHLYKIGKEFGSTTGRIRRTGWLDLVLLKRMIQINSLSGICFTKLDVLDYLQTIKVCIKYINKDSKKELKIFPSNEIEWKNVIPVYKSFKGWNQSTKSIVLFKKLPKNVIKFINFIQNFIKISIDLISTGPERSEIIILNNFLKKFI